The following coding sequences are from one Granulicella sp. L56 window:
- a CDS encoding glucoamylase family protein: MALFPNDSTSESLPPPTAPVADLPTKGLPEKPTIPDEELRQHADTLIRHLAIVAPGTGSIDLETRLSRLTVRLNQRLAICREQTSGNTLTPQLELLESTRILKSVLTGTESAKDEFSQLPHVRLPSGEVLPQIIFLAEGYISAARIWSAESLAIYVQQFQRRDPLLMREIGLLPQALKLAQLEYILDRADEAFAAGELPPIEESPFSAPLHGLRRLDQCEWRLVLEPLIAFDAILREDPAGTFAKMEDETRSMYHLRVATLASHSNFSEVATAQAALNLARESTKAPHPDARLALRRAHIGYYLLAEGVPQLHNRIGYHPTPMERLRAMVRQSNEEFYILGTFTLSVLLITAIILPLVPHHDYWAVIGALLLALLPVTQGAVDLVNGSITALMKAEPLPKLDFSKGVPAEMTALVIVPTLLMNEKQVTELFEELEARYLANQDKNIHFGLLTDLPDTTTRPSDEDDSPLVMLALRFVDELNERYAGQDGGSFFLLHRHRVFNARQGVWMGWERKRGKLLDLNKLLVHALDTFPVKAGPLHLLDRVRYVITLDSDTQLPRGAAARLTGTIAHPLNQAIIDPRLRIVTAGYGILQPRVGVSVGSASRSRMAALYSGETGFDIYTRAVSDAYQDLFGEGIFTGKGIYEVSVLHALLENRFPRNALLSHDLIEGAYVRAGLATDIEVIDDYPSHYSAHTRRKHRWLRGDWQIMRWLFSRVPDESGRSVVNPISTISRWKIFDNLRRSLIEPVTFLLFLFGWFFLPGGPIYWTIATLIVLLLPGLVQFGFNLSRAVLNGSIVGVKESFSTFAASFGITILNLIFLAHHMLLSLDAIVRSLNRTLISGRNLLDWETAAQAEAGTSASSLDRYLNLSPVIALLIAGGLAWTHSHALLAAAPVLALWALAPVAVFWLDSPPRRVEGPLSVDDRSFLHYQALQIWRYFSEFGGKENHWLIPDNVEEHDTLQVRTLSPTNLGMLFNARQAAYEFGFITLPEFATLTSGTLETYDRLEKHRGHIYNWYSIESLQPIAPKVVSTVDSGNLAASFYTLHTGALDLLKRPLLNPTTFTTLDEMLHGGFGTSHRRQQEKHRQAGGGLEAIQELVRKVMEEQLPSSNTEGGAQGWVAEEALRRRHALTQFVEEYTPWLLPRFAPLFEYFGLTASENKTDLQNKLDKQVPTLQAATQYVAALERRIVDTPITHAEGSSLNTLAAELRSLLPQAQERLSQLHAEITNIAARAERCAEAMEFGFLLVESRQLLSIAYDDTTGEVHSACYDLLASEARIASLLAIAKGDIPQQSWFRLSRSHVIVNGRAALLSWTGTMFEYMMPALWMRTYPDTLIARSLQAAVRIQRDYVRDIPWGISESGFAETEASGRYRYQAWGIPSLALKYGAEDGPVISPYSTFLTLSLLRNDALANLRRMATLNWTGAYGFYEAADFTQGKQPRLVRSWMAHHQGMSLLAVANLLHENIVQQWFHANPCVRATQLLLHEKPLSKDMLNSLKK, encoded by the coding sequence ATGGCCCTGTTCCCAAATGATTCCACGTCCGAGAGCCTTCCGCCGCCCACGGCTCCTGTGGCTGACCTGCCAACCAAGGGTCTGCCGGAGAAGCCGACGATTCCCGACGAAGAGCTGCGGCAACATGCAGACACGCTCATTCGTCACCTGGCTATCGTCGCTCCGGGAACGGGAAGTATCGATCTTGAAACACGCCTGAGCAGGCTGACGGTTCGACTCAATCAACGTTTGGCGATATGCCGCGAGCAGACGTCGGGCAACACGCTAACGCCGCAGTTGGAGCTGCTGGAGAGCACGCGCATATTGAAGTCGGTGCTTACCGGTACGGAAAGCGCGAAGGATGAATTTTCGCAGCTCCCACATGTTCGGCTTCCTTCAGGAGAGGTGCTGCCACAGATTATTTTTCTAGCGGAGGGATATATCTCCGCCGCGCGCATATGGTCGGCGGAATCGCTAGCCATCTACGTGCAGCAGTTCCAGCGCCGCGATCCTCTGCTGATGCGGGAGATCGGGCTGCTGCCGCAGGCACTGAAACTGGCTCAACTGGAGTACATTCTCGACCGGGCAGACGAGGCCTTTGCCGCAGGGGAGCTGCCGCCTATCGAAGAGTCGCCCTTCTCTGCTCCGCTGCATGGATTGAGACGCCTCGACCAGTGTGAGTGGCGACTTGTGCTCGAACCCCTGATTGCATTTGACGCGATCCTCCGTGAAGATCCGGCCGGAACCTTTGCAAAGATGGAGGATGAGACGCGAAGCATGTACCACCTGCGCGTCGCGACATTGGCAAGCCACTCCAACTTCAGCGAAGTTGCAACCGCACAGGCAGCGCTCAATCTCGCACGAGAATCGACAAAAGCACCGCATCCGGACGCTCGGCTCGCTCTGCGTCGCGCACACATTGGCTACTACCTTTTAGCGGAAGGCGTCCCGCAGCTTCACAATCGCATCGGCTATCATCCGACACCGATGGAGCGGCTACGCGCGATGGTGCGCCAATCGAACGAGGAGTTTTACATCCTCGGCACGTTCACGCTGTCGGTACTGCTGATTACCGCGATTATTCTTCCGCTGGTTCCTCATCACGATTACTGGGCGGTCATTGGCGCGTTGCTATTGGCGCTGCTGCCGGTGACACAGGGTGCGGTCGACCTGGTGAATGGCAGCATCACGGCTTTGATGAAGGCTGAACCGTTGCCGAAGCTGGATTTTTCGAAGGGCGTTCCTGCGGAGATGACGGCACTGGTGATCGTGCCGACTCTTCTGATGAATGAGAAGCAGGTTACGGAATTGTTTGAAGAGCTGGAGGCGCGCTACCTCGCGAACCAGGACAAGAATATTCACTTTGGGCTGCTGACAGACTTACCGGATACGACGACGCGTCCATCGGACGAAGACGATAGCCCTCTCGTGATGCTGGCGCTTCGATTCGTGGATGAGTTGAACGAAAGATATGCCGGACAGGATGGTGGCTCTTTTTTCCTGCTGCACCGTCATCGCGTCTTCAATGCTCGCCAGGGAGTATGGATGGGGTGGGAGCGCAAGCGCGGCAAGCTGCTCGACCTCAATAAGCTGCTGGTCCATGCGCTCGATACCTTTCCTGTCAAGGCAGGGCCGCTCCATCTTCTCGATCGCGTACGCTACGTCATTACGCTGGACTCGGACACGCAGCTGCCGCGTGGAGCAGCAGCACGGCTTACAGGAACGATTGCGCATCCACTTAACCAGGCGATCATCGATCCACGGTTGCGCATCGTCACGGCTGGATATGGGATTCTGCAGCCGCGAGTTGGCGTAAGCGTTGGCTCGGCCTCGCGCTCGCGTATGGCTGCACTCTATTCGGGGGAGACGGGCTTCGATATTTACACACGCGCCGTGTCCGATGCCTATCAGGACTTGTTTGGAGAAGGCATCTTTACCGGCAAGGGAATCTATGAAGTCTCCGTGCTGCATGCGCTGCTGGAGAACCGCTTTCCGCGCAATGCGCTGCTCTCCCACGATCTGATTGAAGGAGCCTATGTGCGGGCAGGACTGGCCACGGACATCGAGGTCATTGACGATTATCCCTCGCACTATTCGGCACACACTCGCCGCAAACATCGCTGGCTTCGTGGCGATTGGCAGATCATGCGATGGCTCTTCAGCCGGGTGCCCGATGAATCAGGACGGTCTGTCGTCAACCCGATCAGCACCATCTCGCGCTGGAAGATCTTCGACAACCTGCGCCGCAGCCTGATTGAGCCGGTCACGTTTCTTCTGTTTCTCTTTGGATGGTTCTTTCTTCCCGGGGGGCCTATCTACTGGACGATCGCAACGCTGATCGTTTTACTGCTTCCGGGGCTTGTTCAATTTGGCTTCAACCTCAGCCGGGCTGTATTGAACGGGAGCATCGTCGGAGTAAAGGAAAGCTTCTCAACCTTCGCCGCATCGTTTGGAATCACGATTCTCAATCTCATCTTCCTTGCACATCACATGCTGCTCTCGCTGGATGCGATTGTGCGGTCGTTGAATCGAACCCTGATCTCTGGCAGGAACCTGCTTGATTGGGAGACGGCGGCGCAAGCGGAGGCAGGCACTTCGGCGAGTTCGCTCGATCGTTATCTCAACTTGTCGCCGGTGATTGCCTTGTTGATTGCGGGAGGACTGGCCTGGACTCATTCTCATGCGCTTCTCGCTGCGGCACCCGTGCTGGCGCTTTGGGCGCTTGCACCTGTTGCCGTGTTTTGGCTGGATTCCCCGCCTCGGCGCGTGGAAGGTCCGCTGTCAGTGGATGACAGATCATTCCTGCACTATCAGGCGTTGCAGATCTGGCGCTACTTTTCGGAGTTTGGCGGTAAGGAAAATCATTGGCTCATTCCAGACAATGTAGAAGAACACGACACGCTGCAGGTTCGTACGCTTTCGCCAACGAATCTGGGGATGCTTTTCAATGCGCGGCAGGCAGCCTATGAATTCGGGTTTATTACGCTTCCGGAATTTGCCACGCTGACATCAGGAACGCTTGAGACCTATGATCGGCTCGAAAAGCATCGAGGGCATATCTATAACTGGTATAGCATCGAGAGCCTGCAGCCGATTGCACCAAAGGTCGTCTCCACGGTGGATAGCGGCAACCTTGCAGCATCGTTCTATACGCTGCATACGGGGGCGCTCGATCTGCTGAAGCGGCCTCTGCTCAATCCAACCACCTTTACAACTTTGGATGAGATGCTGCATGGAGGATTTGGAACAAGCCATCGTCGTCAACAAGAAAAGCACCGTCAGGCCGGCGGCGGCTTAGAGGCGATACAGGAACTGGTTCGCAAAGTGATGGAAGAGCAGTTGCCCTCCTCAAATACTGAAGGAGGAGCACAGGGGTGGGTGGCCGAAGAGGCTCTGCGCCGTCGCCACGCATTGACTCAGTTCGTCGAAGAGTACACGCCATGGCTCCTCCCTCGCTTTGCTCCTTTGTTTGAATACTTCGGACTGACCGCGTCGGAGAATAAGACAGATCTGCAAAATAAGCTGGATAAGCAAGTGCCGACTCTACAGGCGGCGACACAATACGTCGCTGCGCTGGAGAGGCGCATTGTGGATACCCCAATCACCCATGCAGAGGGATCGAGCTTAAACACTCTCGCTGCGGAGTTGCGCTCATTGCTCCCGCAGGCCCAAGAGAGACTGTCACAACTTCACGCTGAGATAACCAATATTGCGGCGCGGGCAGAGCGGTGTGCCGAAGCAATGGAGTTCGGCTTTCTACTGGTTGAGTCGCGGCAGCTTTTATCCATCGCCTATGACGACACTACGGGAGAGGTGCATTCGGCCTGCTACGACCTGCTTGCCTCGGAGGCTCGTATCGCATCGCTGCTAGCCATCGCCAAAGGAGACATACCGCAGCAATCATGGTTCCGGCTAAGCCGATCGCATGTGATCGTGAATGGCCGCGCGGCGTTACTCTCGTGGACCGGGACCATGTTCGAATACATGATGCCCGCGCTGTGGATGCGGACTTATCCGGATACGCTGATCGCTCGCTCCCTGCAGGCTGCGGTGCGGATTCAGCGCGACTACGTCCGCGATATCCCATGGGGCATCTCGGAGTCGGGCTTCGCCGAAACCGAGGCATCGGGCCGCTATCGCTATCAAGCCTGGGGAATTCCATCGCTCGCCCTCAAGTACGGCGCAGAAGATGGTCCCGTCATCTCTCCTTATTCCACCTTTCTTACGCTGTCACTTTTGCGAAATGATGCGCTCGCCAACCTTCGTCGTATGGCGACGCTAAATTGGACGGGTGCCTACGGCTTCTACGAGGCCGCCGACTTCACGCAAGGCAAGCAGCCGCGCCTGGTACGCTCGTGGATGGCCCATCACCAGGGAATGTCGCTGCTTGCAGTGGCCAATCTGTTGCACGAAAACATTGTGCAGCAGTGGTTTCATGCAAACCCCTGCGTGCGGGCTACACAGCTCCTGCTGCACGAGAAGCCACTCAGCAAGGACATGCTCAACTCGCTGAAGAAATAG
- a CDS encoding DUF2264 domain-containing protein, producing the protein MQQPGLKTRRKFLFNTMAAGATTLLAGTGNAQGSAADTASGAMPSGTDDRATWLALLEQVSDPVLHALSERQLRATMPVEAAPGQAAARAVGAPLEALGRLLAGLAPWLELEPSVEESRQETALRIRYRKWALSAITSAVDPASPDFMRFGASAQTVVDASFLALALLRAPRQLVQPLNAATRQKLIQALRAERIVLPGYNNWLLFAALNEAALMSLGADWDRLRVDYALRKHMEWYVGDGTYGDGPHYHADYYDSFVIHPYLLQLIETLGDAEPAWKDMLPEIHARAQRYAAIQERAISPQGEYPIVGRSITYRCGAFHLLADCSLRHMLPDAVLPQQVRCALTAVQRRTLTAAGTFSADGWLQIGLAGHQPSLGETYISTGSLYLASAAWLPLGLPPTDPFWSAPAAPWTQQKAWSGVDIPVDHAHDDV; encoded by the coding sequence ATGCAGCAGCCTGGCCTCAAGACACGACGTAAATTCCTGTTCAATACGATGGCCGCTGGCGCAACGACTTTACTTGCGGGCACCGGCAATGCACAAGGCAGCGCTGCGGATACTGCTTCTGGCGCGATGCCTTCTGGGACAGATGACCGGGCCACATGGCTTGCTCTGCTGGAACAGGTCTCGGACCCCGTGCTTCATGCCCTCAGTGAGCGGCAGCTGCGTGCAACCATGCCCGTTGAGGCTGCGCCAGGGCAGGCTGCCGCCCGCGCGGTCGGCGCTCCTCTCGAGGCGCTTGGGCGCCTTCTCGCAGGCCTGGCACCCTGGCTCGAGCTGGAGCCATCTGTCGAAGAGTCGAGGCAAGAGACTGCTTTGCGTATCCGCTACCGGAAGTGGGCACTCTCTGCGATCACGTCTGCAGTTGATCCTGCTTCGCCCGACTTTATGCGCTTTGGAGCGTCTGCGCAGACAGTTGTTGACGCTTCGTTTCTTGCGCTGGCGCTGCTTCGTGCGCCTCGCCAGCTTGTGCAGCCCTTGAATGCTGCAACACGGCAGAAGCTGATTCAAGCGCTGAGAGCAGAGCGCATTGTGCTGCCGGGCTACAACAACTGGCTACTTTTTGCCGCGCTCAACGAGGCCGCACTGATGTCGCTGGGAGCCGATTGGGACCGGCTTCGTGTCGACTATGCTCTGCGCAAACATATGGAGTGGTACGTCGGCGACGGCACCTATGGCGATGGTCCGCACTATCATGCGGATTACTACGATAGCTTCGTGATTCATCCTTACCTGTTGCAGTTGATCGAAACGTTGGGAGACGCAGAACCGGCATGGAAGGATATGCTCCCTGAAATTCATGCCCGCGCGCAGAGATACGCTGCTATTCAAGAGCGAGCCATCAGTCCCCAAGGCGAGTACCCAATCGTGGGCCGCTCCATCACCTACCGTTGCGGAGCGTTTCACCTGCTAGCGGATTGCAGCCTTCGTCATATGCTGCCTGACGCAGTTCTTCCACAGCAGGTTCGCTGTGCGCTCACTGCAGTTCAGCGGCGAACGCTTACAGCAGCGGGAACATTTTCAGCAGACGGATGGTTGCAGATTGGACTTGCGGGGCATCAGCCCTCGCTCGGCGAGACTTATATTTCAACTGGAAGCCTCTATCTTGCCAGCGCGGCGTGGCTGCCCCTCGGCCTGCCTCCAACGGACCCATTCTGGTCGGCGCCAGCGGCACCCTGGACACAGCAGAAAGCATGGTCCGGCGTAGACATTCCGGTGGACCATGCTCATGATGACGTTTAG
- the tdh gene encoding L-threonine 3-dehydrogenase, producing the protein MKALVKAHAKSGLWLEDVPEPVIGINDVLIRVRYTGICGTDVHIYNWDEWAQRTIPVPMTIGHEFVGEIVQVGSNVNDFHPGDIVSGEGHVVCGRCRNCLAGRRHLCAATSGVGVNRPGAFAEFIALPMTNIWRHHPDINQEVAAIFDPFGNAVHTALSFDVLAEDVLITGAGPIGIMCIPVVRHAGARHVVITDPNPYRLELARKMGATLAVNPMETPVAEVQKQLGLQEGFDVGLEMSGNAAALREMISNMSHGGKIAILGIPSKEMAIDLRQVVFNMLTIKGIYGREMYETWYKMSVLIESGVDITPIITHRYSYADFEQGFQAMMSGMTGKVILDWTSLYS; encoded by the coding sequence ATGAAAGCTCTTGTAAAAGCTCATGCGAAATCAGGTTTGTGGCTTGAGGATGTTCCCGAGCCGGTGATCGGCATCAACGATGTCCTTATCCGTGTTCGCTATACCGGAATTTGCGGAACCGACGTTCATATCTACAACTGGGACGAGTGGGCGCAGCGCACAATCCCTGTGCCAATGACGATCGGCCACGAGTTTGTCGGCGAGATCGTGCAAGTTGGTTCGAACGTCAACGACTTTCACCCTGGAGATATCGTCAGCGGAGAAGGCCATGTTGTCTGCGGCCGATGTAGAAACTGTCTCGCAGGCAGAAGGCATCTCTGCGCGGCTACCTCAGGAGTGGGTGTGAACCGCCCCGGTGCTTTCGCGGAGTTCATCGCCTTGCCCATGACGAATATCTGGCGCCATCACCCGGATATTAATCAGGAAGTTGCTGCCATCTTCGATCCTTTTGGTAATGCTGTTCACACGGCTCTGTCGTTCGATGTGCTCGCAGAAGATGTCCTGATCACAGGCGCCGGTCCCATCGGCATCATGTGTATCCCGGTCGTTCGCCACGCCGGTGCGCGGCATGTTGTCATCACGGATCCCAATCCTTATCGTCTCGAACTTGCACGAAAGATGGGGGCTACCCTTGCGGTCAACCCAATGGAAACCCCTGTAGCAGAGGTGCAAAAGCAGCTTGGGCTCCAGGAAGGTTTCGATGTCGGTCTTGAGATGTCTGGGAATGCCGCTGCTCTTCGCGAAATGATCTCGAATATGAGTCATGGCGGAAAGATTGCGATTCTCGGCATACCTTCCAAGGAAATGGCGATTGATCTGAGGCAGGTTGTCTTCAACATGCTCACCATCAAAGGTATCTATGGACGCGAGATGTATGAGACCTGGTACAAGATGAGCGTCCTTATCGAATCAGGCGTTGATATCACGCCGATCATCACTCACAGATATTCCTACGCCGATTTCGAGCAAGGCTTTCAGGCGATGATGTCGGGAATGACAGGCAAAGTGATTCTCGATTGGACCAGTCTTTATTCTTGA
- a CDS encoding ribonucleoside-diphosphate reductase subunit alpha yields the protein MATLQTTLSDLDPQFPTADVAPQMQVRKRSGALEPVDVNKIVRAVERCCHGLPHVDPIRVASKTIGGLFDGASTRELDSISIQTAAALIAEEPEYSKLAARLLLATISKEVSGQNIYSFSQSIEVGHREGIISMDTAEFVGANVRKLNSAIDDRFSDRFEYFGLRTVYDRYLLRHPITRQVIETPQHFFMRVSAGLSVRVNEAIEFYKLLASHDYMPSSPTLFNSGTKHSQMSSCYLLDSPADSLDSIYDTYKQVALLSKFSGGIGLAFHRVRAEGSLIRATNGISNGIVPWLRTLDSSVAAVNQGGKRKGACCVYLEPWHADVESFLEMRDNTGDAARRAYNLNLANWIPDLFMRRSDEDGMWSLFDPKDVPHLTDLYGEDFDKAYVEAEEKQLYRRQVKARDLYARMMRTLAETGNGWMVFKDACNIKNNQTGAAGNVVHLSNLCTEITEVTSSAETAVCNLGSVNLSRHLTDGVFDFAKLAATVRHAVPMLDRVIDINYYPVPQAAVANSRWRPVGLGVMGLQDVFFQMRIPFDSPEARMLSAKIQEEIYFHALSASCDLAEQHGPHAAFQETRAAKGEFQFELWGATPTDKERWELLRERMKTVGLRNSLLIAIAPTATIASIVGCYECIEPQISNIFKRETLSGEFMQINKYLVTELQALGLWSEEVRSRIKMAEGSIQKIAEIPEELKLIYRTVWEMPMRSLIDMAAERGAYIDQSQSLNLFAESPNIGRLSSMYMYAWKRGIKTTYYLRSRPATKIAKTTVAVGNRVDLQAAASANVSCSLDNPESCEACQ from the coding sequence GTGGCGACTCTACAGACGACGCTCTCTGACCTTGATCCACAATTTCCTACTGCCGATGTTGCTCCGCAGATGCAGGTTCGCAAGCGCAGCGGCGCGCTGGAACCGGTAGATGTTAACAAGATTGTCCGCGCGGTGGAGAGGTGCTGCCATGGTCTGCCCCATGTCGACCCGATCCGTGTGGCCAGCAAAACCATCGGCGGATTGTTCGATGGCGCATCAACCCGCGAGCTAGATTCCATCTCAATTCAGACCGCAGCGGCCCTGATTGCAGAGGAGCCGGAGTACTCGAAGTTGGCAGCACGCCTGCTGCTGGCGACGATCTCGAAGGAAGTAAGCGGGCAGAATATCTATTCGTTCTCGCAATCGATTGAGGTCGGCCATCGAGAGGGCATCATCTCGATGGACACCGCTGAGTTTGTCGGCGCAAATGTGCGCAAGCTGAACAGCGCCATCGACGACCGCTTCTCCGACCGCTTCGAATACTTCGGTCTGCGAACGGTGTATGACCGCTATCTATTGCGCCATCCCATCACGCGGCAAGTGATCGAAACGCCACAGCATTTCTTTATGCGAGTTTCGGCAGGCTTATCGGTGCGAGTGAACGAAGCCATCGAGTTCTACAAGCTGTTGGCCTCGCACGATTACATGCCGAGCTCGCCGACATTGTTCAACAGCGGAACCAAGCACTCGCAGATGTCGTCCTGCTATCTGCTGGACTCTCCGGCCGATTCGCTCGATTCGATCTACGACACTTATAAACAAGTCGCATTGCTATCGAAGTTTTCAGGCGGTATCGGATTGGCATTTCATCGCGTTCGAGCAGAGGGTTCGCTGATTCGCGCGACCAATGGAATCTCGAATGGCATCGTGCCCTGGCTGCGCACGCTGGATTCATCGGTCGCGGCGGTAAACCAGGGAGGCAAACGGAAGGGAGCGTGCTGCGTCTATCTCGAACCATGGCACGCAGACGTTGAATCTTTCCTAGAGATGCGCGACAACACCGGCGACGCCGCTCGACGGGCATACAACCTGAACCTGGCGAACTGGATTCCAGATCTGTTCATGCGCCGCTCGGACGAGGATGGCATGTGGTCGCTGTTCGATCCAAAGGATGTTCCGCACCTGACCGACCTCTACGGCGAAGACTTCGACAAAGCCTATGTGGAAGCTGAGGAAAAACAGCTCTACCGCCGACAGGTGAAAGCACGCGATCTCTATGCGCGCATGATGCGCACGCTCGCAGAGACCGGTAACGGATGGATGGTCTTCAAGGATGCCTGCAACATCAAGAACAATCAGACGGGCGCTGCAGGGAATGTTGTTCACCTCTCAAACCTCTGCACGGAGATTACAGAGGTTACCTCCTCAGCAGAGACGGCGGTGTGCAACCTTGGTTCCGTCAATCTTTCACGTCATCTCACCGATGGCGTGTTTGACTTTGCGAAGCTGGCCGCAACGGTGCGCCACGCAGTGCCGATGCTCGACCGCGTCATCGACATCAACTACTATCCCGTACCCCAGGCAGCGGTGGCGAACAGCCGCTGGAGACCGGTTGGGCTGGGCGTCATGGGGTTGCAGGATGTGTTCTTTCAGATGCGGATTCCATTTGATTCGCCCGAAGCGCGGATGCTTTCGGCAAAGATTCAGGAGGAGATTTACTTCCATGCATTGAGCGCATCGTGCGATCTGGCCGAGCAGCATGGCCCTCACGCTGCATTTCAGGAGACGCGGGCCGCAAAGGGCGAGTTTCAGTTTGAGCTGTGGGGCGCGACGCCGACAGACAAAGAACGATGGGAGTTGCTGCGCGAGCGAATGAAGACGGTAGGACTGCGCAACTCGCTGCTGATTGCGATTGCACCCACGGCGACCATTGCTTCCATCGTTGGCTGCTACGAATGCATTGAGCCGCAGATCTCAAACATCTTCAAGCGTGAGACGCTCTCGGGCGAGTTCATGCAGATCAACAAATATCTGGTGACGGAGTTGCAGGCGCTTGGATTGTGGTCAGAGGAAGTTCGCTCGCGAATCAAGATGGCCGAGGGTTCGATTCAGAAGATCGCGGAGATTCCCGAGGAGTTGAAGCTCATCTACCGCACGGTGTGGGAGATGCCGATGCGGTCGCTGATCGATATGGCAGCGGAGCGCGGAGCCTACATCGACCAGAGCCAGTCGCTGAATCTGTTTGCCGAGTCGCCGAACATTGGCCGGCTTAGCTCGATGTACATGTATGCGTGGAAGCGCGGCATCAAGACGACGTACTATCTGCGTTCGCGGCCGGCGACGAAGATTGCAAAGACTACGGTTGCCGTTGGCAATCGCGTGGACCTACAAGCAGCTGCGAGCGCGAATGTAAGCTGCTCGCTCGATAACCCCGAGTCCTGTGAGGCTTGCCAGTAA
- a CDS encoding ribonucleotide-diphosphate reductase subunit beta — translation MSSKAPSSILDPGLSLTLRPMQYPVFFEMFKDGIKNTWTVEEVDFSTDLVDLRSRLTPAEIHLIQRLVAFFATGDSIVSNNLVLNLYKHINSPEARLYLSRQLYEEAVHVQFYLTLLDNYVPDVDARAAAFAAVENIPSITKKAQFCMRWMDSIQRIDELRTPEEQKQFVLNLICFAGCIEGLFFFAAFAYVYFLRSRGLLNGLASGTNWVFRDESCHLEFAFEVVNVVRTQHPELFDAALEADVVEMMKDAVECELQFAEDLLSGGVAGLSVREMRQYLEYVADSRVVRLGMKPIFGSKNPFAFMELQDVQELANFFERRVSAYQVAVPGEVAFHDDF, via the coding sequence ATGTCATCAAAAGCACCTAGCTCCATTCTCGATCCAGGCTTGTCTCTTACGCTGCGACCGATGCAGTATCCCGTGTTTTTCGAGATGTTCAAGGACGGAATTAAAAACACATGGACCGTGGAAGAGGTTGATTTCTCAACCGACCTCGTCGATCTGCGCTCGCGCCTTACGCCGGCCGAGATTCACCTGATTCAACGGCTGGTCGCATTCTTTGCCACTGGCGATTCCATCGTCTCGAACAACCTCGTACTGAATCTCTATAAGCACATCAACTCGCCCGAGGCGAGGCTTTATTTATCTCGGCAGTTGTATGAAGAGGCCGTGCATGTACAGTTTTACTTAACGCTGCTTGATAACTATGTTCCCGATGTCGATGCGCGGGCCGCGGCGTTTGCGGCGGTGGAGAACATCCCCTCCATTACGAAGAAGGCGCAGTTTTGCATGCGCTGGATGGATTCGATCCAGAGGATCGATGAGCTGCGCACACCGGAAGAGCAGAAGCAATTTGTTCTGAACCTGATCTGCTTTGCCGGATGCATTGAGGGATTGTTCTTCTTCGCGGCGTTTGCGTATGTATATTTTTTGCGCTCGCGTGGACTGCTAAATGGGTTGGCTTCGGGAACAAACTGGGTATTTCGCGACGAGAGTTGTCATCTGGAGTTTGCGTTTGAGGTGGTGAATGTAGTGCGCACGCAGCATCCCGAATTGTTCGATGCGGCGCTCGAAGCGGACGTGGTCGAGATGATGAAGGACGCGGTGGAGTGCGAGCTGCAGTTCGCGGAGGATCTCCTCTCCGGCGGCGTTGCAGGTTTGTCTGTACGCGAGATGCGGCAGTATCTGGAGTACGTGGCGGATTCGCGCGTGGTTCGGCTGGGGATGAAGCCGATCTTCGGCTCAAAGAATCCGTTTGCGTTTATGGAGCTACAAGACGTGCAGGAACTGGCGAACTTCTTCGAACGACGAGTCTCTGCCTATCAGGTTGCGGTGCCTGGCGAAGTCGCTTTTCACGACGATTTTTAG